One window of candidate division KSB1 bacterium genomic DNA carries:
- a CDS encoding S9 family peptidase, whose amino-acid sequence MKLPASILLFSILSLLFVCTVLAAEKRSDVKPPMAKVKPKKLENHGHVRTDNYYWLKERENPEVIDYLNAENDYTDAVMAHTKDLQDELFEEIKGRIKQDDSSVPYKLEDYFYYTRYETGKEYPLYCRKKGSLEGTEEIMLNVNKMAEGHDYFAVRGRKVSWNQDLLAFAADTVGRRIYALQFKNLTTGEILPDMIPAVTGNMAWANDNKTLFYAKQDPATLRSFQIYKHTLGTDSATDQLVYEEKDDTFSCYVSRTKSKKYIVIGSSQTLSNEYRYLDAHNPEGEFSIFMPREREHEYNIDHYGDHFYIRTNLNAKNFRLMKTPVAKTAKENWREVIAHRDDVFLQNFEMFNDHLVVGERKDGLRQIRVISWDGSDDHYLNFGEPAYLAYVSTNPDFNTTTLRYGYQSMTTPNSIYDYDMISKKKVLLKQDEVLGDFSSENYVTERFYATAHDGAKVPISIVYRKGVKKDGSNPLLLYGYGSYGSSRDATFSAARLSLLDRGFVYALAHIRGGQEMGRHWYDDGKLFKKKNTFTDFIDCGKHLVKEKYTNSDKLFCYGGSAGGLLIGAVLNMAPELFYGAAAAVPFVDVVTTMLDDSIP is encoded by the coding sequence ATGAAACTCCCGGCATCTATTCTTTTATTCAGCATCCTTTCGCTGCTATTTGTATGCACTGTTTTGGCGGCAGAAAAACGCTCTGATGTTAAACCCCCGATGGCCAAAGTCAAACCAAAAAAGCTCGAAAATCATGGCCACGTTCGGACTGATAATTATTATTGGCTGAAAGAACGCGAGAACCCGGAAGTCATTGACTACTTAAACGCGGAAAACGATTACACCGATGCCGTAATGGCACATACAAAGGACCTTCAGGACGAACTCTTTGAAGAAATCAAAGGCAGAATTAAACAAGACGATTCTTCCGTCCCTTACAAGTTAGAGGACTATTTCTACTACACGCGTTATGAAACCGGCAAAGAATATCCGCTTTACTGCCGCAAAAAAGGCTCACTGGAAGGAACTGAAGAGATCATGCTCAACGTCAACAAAATGGCGGAGGGTCATGATTATTTTGCAGTCAGAGGCCGAAAGGTAAGCTGGAATCAGGACCTGTTGGCGTTTGCTGCCGATACAGTCGGCCGGCGGATTTATGCTCTGCAATTCAAAAACCTGACCACGGGGGAGATATTACCGGACATGATTCCGGCTGTGACAGGCAACATGGCCTGGGCCAATGATAATAAAACGCTTTTTTATGCCAAGCAAGATCCTGCTACATTGCGTTCGTTTCAAATTTACAAACATACTTTGGGAACGGATTCCGCTACCGACCAACTTGTTTACGAAGAAAAGGACGACACTTTCAGCTGCTATGTCTCGCGTACCAAGTCTAAAAAATATATCGTGATTGGCTCTTCGCAAACTTTAAGCAATGAGTACCGCTATCTTGATGCGCATAATCCTGAAGGTGAATTTTCGATTTTCATGCCTCGGGAAAGAGAGCATGAATATAACATCGATCATTATGGCGACCATTTCTATATCCGCACCAACCTGAATGCAAAAAATTTCCGGTTGATGAAAACGCCGGTTGCGAAAACCGCCAAAGAGAATTGGCGGGAAGTCATTGCCCACCGCGATGATGTGTTCTTGCAAAACTTTGAGATGTTCAACGATCATCTCGTTGTGGGTGAACGCAAAGATGGTTTGCGGCAAATCCGCGTCATCTCCTGGGATGGCTCGGACGATCACTACCTCAACTTTGGCGAGCCCGCTTATCTCGCTTATGTCAGTACCAATCCTGATTTTAACACGACCACCCTGCGATACGGCTACCAATCGATGACCACACCCAATTCGATTTACGATTATGACATGATAAGTAAAAAGAAGGTTCTGCTTAAACAGGATGAGGTGCTTGGTGACTTTAGCTCTGAGAATTATGTAACCGAGCGTTTCTATGCAACGGCACATGACGGCGCAAAAGTTCCGATTTCAATCGTCTATCGCAAGGGAGTAAAAAAAGATGGCAGTAACCCGCTGTTATTGTACGGCTACGGTTCTTATGGCAGCAGTCGGGACGCCACGTTTAGCGCAGCCAGGTTGAGCTTGCTCGACCGCGGTTTTGTTTACGCGCTTGCCCATATTCGTGGCGGGCAGGAAATGGGTCGTCATTGGTATGACGACGGTAAACTCTTTAAAAAGAAAAACACCTTTACCGATTTTATCGATTGTGGGAAACATTTGGTTAAGGAAAAATATACAAACTCTGATAAGTTGTTTTGCTACGGCGGCAGCGCCGGTGGGCTGTTGATCGGTGCGGTGCTCAACATGGCTCCGGAGCTGTTTTATGGAGCGGCGGCCGCGGTGCCGTTTGTCGATGTGGTGACAACCATGCTGGATGACAGCATTCC